In the genome of Spodoptera frugiperda isolate SF20-4 chromosome 1, AGI-APGP_CSIRO_Sfru_2.0, whole genome shotgun sequence, the window GCCATGCGCAGTAAGACTTAGggtttattttcaaacaatattcAGTTAATTGCAACTCAGCATCATACAATTGAGACATTTCTTCTTCACTTTCATCAGCTTTTctgaaaattatttatcaaaatttttaGTATAGGTAATGTAGGAAAAATAATGATGCAATCATACCAATTATGAATGCTTATCTATGATAGATGAATAGAAGCAATTACTTATAATGTAAAGAAATATCTTAAGAACACAATGATGGCTTCaaaatatagaataataattatgataataaatgttattacttcaaaattataagtatttcCCTTCTGATGTTCCAGAGAGTATAAATATCGGGATTTGATGACAAAACCTTTCCAGTCAGTTCTAGGAGGTTCTTATCCAGTTCACCTTCTTTTCTCTGTAAACGAAGGGCACGTTAGGACGACTTAAAACAGTTAATACATATTAGAAGAATGTTTTCTTCAACAACAGACCTTATGAAATATTTGTTGCATAGCATGTTTGTAAATTTTAAGCTTTTCTTGGCGTTCCTTCTCTTTTCTCGCCCGTTCTTCCTCTGTAGTACGTACTTTTACTCGACCGTGctataacacaataaaattaaattatattcattgataGGCAACTGTAACCTTAACTTATCTTGTAAACTGATTTCAATTCTCTtaccattttgttttgtatcagatattttaaagttagttaTTTGGCTGGTATTACAATAATACTTGTAACTTTAAGCCCAAAAATGcaatgaaaattgttttaaaaattactaaaaccAATAAGTCACTCATTCAAATAATCACTGACGTGAATATGACTGacgtttaataataaaagtgaCATTGACATGTATCCGCTCAATAGGGATGGTACGCACTACACTACAATCGATTTATTATCGATTATATTCGAAGTATAAAACTCAAATCGATCTATATACTGTATAAATTTTCATCTGAAAGTTCATTTATACGaagtttagtaattaaaattaaaaaggcatattaaattataagtaagaATATAGATAACGacattagaaataataaaattaatctttatttcttacaaatacaattaacataaatatttaaggaTAAAACGAAGTGCGTAACTGCATTTTATGATATTCTACTTGAcctatacataatacaatatttttataatttgtattgatatttaaattataaacaaacaaatatcaaaTTAGTAGGCGCACAGTCCAAAGTATAACTTGTCCATAGTATACAAACTacgaacaatatttttataacaaaagctATATTTATTTCAACCTCAGTTGAACTAATACTTATTACTAGTTATTACCATAAATGAATCGATTATCTCGATATATATCTACACTATCTATCCGAATGATATAGAAACTTGCATccctttaattatttatcattgaGATGTTGCCTTTTAAgtttttagaaaactaaaattttTGGCACTAATTATGAAAAGGTTTTTATCTTTTTCCTCTAAAAGGGGATAACTAGAAAGTTAgaatataacttattttatttctagttcAATATCGATCCTATCCTGTTatcttaatttgtttttttattcaatagattctattgtttatttacctgTGGCTACAGGTTAGTTGACATTTCAAGTATTGACAactttgacaaattattttacttctttGGTGTAAATGAAAGAGAAACTTAAACTTTTCACAcggaaaacataaaaataatccgTGCTTTATCAAATCCGGTCGATTATCTCAGTAAAGTGATAAACTCGTTACTAGATTAAgtgttttcaatatttcaatagtTGGTTTGTTGAAAAGCATTATAGAATGAATAATGCACCGCAGTTCTCTTTACGCTGGAATAATTACGTTTCTCACGTAACAGAAGCGTTCAATGTCCTCCGTTTTGAAAACGATCTAGTGGATGTGACACTCTGTTGTGATGGAGGTAAAATCAAAGCGCATAAAATGTTGTTGTCCGCCTGTAGTAGTTACTTTAAACAGATATTCAAAGAGAACCCGTGTCAACACCCTGTAATAATATTCAGGAACTTCAAATTCGAGGACCTCAATGCAATTATCAACTTTATGTACCATGGTGAAGTGAACATATTTCAAGAACAGTTGGAATCATTCCTTATTACTGCTGAGCTTCTAGAGGTTAAGGGTTTGACTGATAACTTGGAGGATGAATCATCTAAAGCACAACTGCGAATCACAGACAACACCTCTTTAGATTTAAGTTCCAAATCAAGCAGAATGACTGATGATATTGTGCCTGTTTTATCTGATGAACCAATTAACTTAGCTACTATGCAGACTACTAGGGAAGAGTACAACATTCCACAACCTGCGACAATGGCCAGCAATCCAACTAGAAGTATTCCAGAACAAGAGAATAGCAATGTTGAAATGCAACCGGAACCTTCAAAGTCTGACGATAATGTTAAATTGAAAACAACACCATCTAGTGGTGAAGAAATGCAAATTGATACACAATCTACTTCTGTTGAGGATTTATCAGAGAAAAATAATTCTGgttggtatttattttgaaataactaaTTTACACACATGTTTTAAGTAATACATATTGTTAAACATTTATTCTGTGTTAAAGAAACATTCTGAAATATGAACATTGtgtttttatgaatgaatgggCTTGCCTTATGTGTAGTTTGTATTATCTTTAATCCTTATCACTGTGATATTTCATGGAAAATCTATAATCAACATTGCTCTCCAAATAGTATTATAGATTTCAGAGAAATATCTAATTATCATATTAACTATAGAATGTAAATTCAAAACCTttctttttattgaataatgaaatctatattatgataaaaaactattcaataagtaataaaattattttgatgttacAGAATCAGAACTTGCGAAATTCCGATGCCAACTATGTCCAAAAGGCTTCAAGCATCCTACATCACTGACTTTGCACAAGGACTCACATGCTGGAAAAACACAATGCCCTGTCTGTCATCGATCATTTTCACGTTCATACGATATGAGGAGCCATCTGCAAAGAATACACCAAGGGAAACAATTGACAATTAAAGAAATCAGATACAAGAATACAAACGATAGCGTTGCTCCCAAGCAATTCACTCATCATATTTAGTTCTAATTTTAAGCCTTATGGTAACTAAGTTACCAGTTCTTAAGCACAGAGTGCAAACGCCTAGAACTGTCTTATAGAATTTATATGTATTACAGCTATTACTTATATTGatacaaatgaaatattatttactatttttattattaaaagtcaCAAATGATATTGCTCAGTGCTAGCTTTGGCTATTTTTTATACTAGTCTGtaaattactgttttaatataataattgtttctattatttactttgttttattttttgagtgtGTATATTTTCGTGGGTGATATGCATTAGAAACACTCCTAAAATAAGTAATTCTTCACCAGTGCTTGCAATTTTTCaacaaaagtatttaaaaacattttgttaccTAGTGGTACCACTTGTGACTTCTAACTTCGAATGCCTGCGGTAACTGTAAATAGGTATGATTTAAAACTATCAGTGCTGTGTTAATacgaaaagtaaaataaatacataccttCATTGTCCTGTTAGGTCATCCCATTGAAGACAACCAAATTGAGATTTGTCAGCAAATTCAGATTGTGACAAAGAGTTTCAACTCGAAATGTAGAGTGGTCTGAAAATCTTAAATACGATTGCCTAGCACGGGATCTCATAATCGATTCCAGAGTCGtgcaaagtaatattataatatttttcggTTGTTCGAAAATTCATCGTAGATGACATCTCTATCCCACTTACCTAATTAGGTAATTGATATAAAGTCGGTATTTTGTTAGTTGTGTTCAGCTCAGTCGAAGAATATGAGTTGTGTGACTAAGCTCAAGTACTGGATGTTCAATCATCATATAATCTAAAGGCtgtggcaacgcacttgtttatttataccacCTATTCTGGTGTTGCAAGAGTCCATGAGGTGGCGCTGATAgtttaacatcaggtgatccgtctgctcgcttaccgcGCTGTGCACAAAATACCTCGTCAAACTCCTTTTGGAAAATGAATGGCTAAAAAAAACTGCGTTGACGGTAATAATCCGCCCCTAAAACGACCCACTGACTGTTCTTTTCGCTTGACTCTTAAATCTAATATTCTTTAGAAAAAGAATGTAGCAATTTAGATGCTATTTCGATTATAATAGTGTAaccctagcgggtttaccggggctcctgccctgctcgacaagcaggagtatgaacggggtggtatttagtcagtaagagtctaacactccctttcgcctgcccagggcaggagaagtcactggatgatttcccccctcaaaaaacctaTGTAACGTTTGTAGTTGTAAGCtacatacctacgtataaaATAAAGGGAGGAAGTACatacctaccttttttttttttgaggagggaaaatcacaaataagtacatacctaccttgtaatgttttatagcatagCGGTGtaaaacgagcagatggatcgcttgatggtaagcgatcaacgtcATCTATTGATACTCGCAATCGAAACACCAGGgcagttacaagtgcgttgccaaccttcTAAAAATGGTTCAGTGACCGGTTCTCACAAAtaattgttccgggtctgagactctgggtgtgatgtgtatgagTATGTGAATTCGTATATTTGTAGGTACACGTATT includes:
- the LOC118273137 gene encoding protein abrupt, which translates into the protein MNNAPQFSLRWNNYVSHVTEAFNVLRFENDLVDVTLCCDGGKIKAHKMLLSACSSYFKQIFKENPCQHPVIIFRNFKFEDLNAIINFMYHGEVNIFQEQLESFLITAELLEVKGLTDNLEDESSKAQLRITDNTSLDLSSKSSRMTDDIVPVLSDEPINLATMQTTREEYNIPQPATMASNPTRSIPEQENSNVEMQPEPSKSDDNVKLKTTPSSGEEMQIDTQSTSVEDLSEKNNSESELAKFRCQLCPKGFKHPTSLTLHKDSHAGKTQCPVCHRSFSRSYDMRSHLQRIHQGKQLTIKEIRYKNTNDSVAPKQFTHHI